The segment tcaatttctccacgTCCTTGTCACCACTTGTTatttccccttcttccttccctcccttccttcctccttccttccttcttttccttccttctccctccctccctcctctcatctatctctccctgcctcctctttttttcttgcttgctttcttgtcttccttccttccgaCTAGTTATAGGTCTAcccagattttctgtttctttgtgattTAGTCCTTATAGGTTTTATGTTTCTGGAAATtcatccatttcatctaagtaaTCCAGTGTGTTGACATACAGttgttcatagaattctcttaCAGTCCTTTTACTTCCATAGAATTGGTAGTATAGTCCCCACTTTCATTTCTGATCTTTTtaatttgtcttctcttttttctttccttaacttatttagctaaaggtttgtcagtttGGTTGATCTTTTTGAAGAAccaacttttgatttctctgattttctgtattgtttttctaGTCTCTATATTATTTATCTccgctctaatctttattatttcttgccTTCTTCTAACTCtgagtttaatttaaaaacttttttgatttctttaaattgtaaatttaggttggtttaaaattttttattgaagtatagctgaaatacaatattgtgtttgtttcaggtgtacagcacagtaattcagttatacatgtatatgtatatatatatttcttcttcagattctcttcccttatagattattgcaagatattgaatatagtttcctgtgctttaaatattaggtccttgttggttatctattttatagatagtagtATATAtgttaccagagaaggcaatggcaccctactccagtactcttgcctggaaaaatcccatggacggaggagcctggtaagctgcagtccatgggtcactaagagtcagacacagctgagcgacttcactttgatttttactttcatgcactggagaaggaaatggcaacccactccagtattctttttttttttttcactccagtattcttgtctggagaatcccagggacgggggagcctggtgggctgccatcagtggggttgcacagagtcggacaacactgaagtgacttagcagcatatatgttACTCCAaatctcctaatttgtccctcctcccactccctaagttaggttgttgatttgagatctttcttttttagtgtgtgtttatactataaattataatttataatgttaTAGATATAAAAGCACCGCGTTCCCTGTGTTTCATAAGTTTTGGCATGTTGTGTTTTTTGTACTCTTTTAATCACCACAAAAAACCTAGGCagcaactttttctctcttttttagatttgTGGTGTTCAAAATGACTTGTGAATTCAGTTAATCCAAACTCTCACGGGAGTTCCTTTTATATAAAGCATGCCCCTACTCCCAGCACTTGGGGAGAAGGGACTGTATGAGAAAAAGTCTGAGGGCTCAGGTTTCACTACTTAAGAATTTTGCtgcatttcaattttaaaaagtttatattaaaaaagcattCCATCTCACTtgatttatttaaagtaaaatagaaaGTAAGCGTGTGGGCTTTGtcacattttaacatttaaaaaaacataaatattccTTCTGTAACAAAATCTGTAACTTAGAatgttgttttgttatttttaaagcctcCAGCTAAGTTCCTATCAACAGTTCTTGGCAAAAGTAATCTTCAGTTTTCGGGAATGAATATAAAACTGACCATCTCAACATGCAGTCTCACACTGATGAATCTTGACAACCAACAGGTAAGCTTATGAGTGTCATTTATAGTTTAACATATCTTCTGTTTTTCTAGAACAGTCTAggcataataaaaagaataaagtttcaGACAGTGTGCCTAAAACTTAATGAGACATGGGGGTAAATATCTGCCAAGGATTTATGTATAATAGTAATTAGAACAACAGTATTATTAAGCCATCACTGGGATATTTAACTGCCTAATACTTGCCCCTACTTAATTGGCTTTGTTAATAAGAACAAAGGCACAAAGATCATAGTAAATACCGTTTGGAATATACTCAAGCCAGTCACTTATTATTCTCCACCACCCTGCCCCAAAGAGAAAGCAATTCCTTCATCAGGACCGGGGATGCagatgaaggacagaggagaaggaTAATGTTCGGGCCAGTGTTCTAGCTAACCAAAATTTAAagcataaaacattttctttcaacCCTTACGATTGAAAAGTCTTCTTGAATGTTATTGTATAAACAACTTTTTCATCTTTGATGATTTATGATGCTATGGTGTGGCCGAATTCTCATTGTAaatgttatttcttaaaaaacagCATTGCTGAAGCAAATATAAAAGATACACAGTCACTGGGCTAAATGTACTTTAAACTAGGACAtcctttgactttttattttttaaactaaattccTTTATGTATGCTAGACTCTAATTTTTCTTTGTCTAATATGTAATGATTTGAATTTCTTAGTATTTAAGGTTTTACTGTGTGGGGTGCTGTTGTTCAGGGACTCATAGAAGGTTCAATGTGTACTTGGCACTGAAAAAACACTAAGAGGCTTTGATGTCACATCCAGGTAGAAAGCCTGATTTGCCACTAACAAGCAAGTTATCTTCCCACTCAATTCTTATCATCAGTGAAATGAGTTCTTATTCATAGAGCTTCTAAGAAGATCGGTTTAGACACAGAATGTGTCTGTGGGGTTACTTAGAGGATCAAATAAGATCATGGATATAAATCACACAGCACAGTGCCCTTACGTGgtacctattattattttttactcaaACATTCTTCCTTGAGGCCTTTTCATATACTCAGTACTTAGCAGGGAAAGCATATTgtaatatgtaaaattataaaatagtcaGTAACATGTAAGTACAGTTGTAAAcgtttgtatttctattttctgGCCAAAAAATTCACTTGTGGTTTTgaggtttgctttattttttaaattcaaaagcagaataaaataacAGTGCTTACCCAGTAGTATAAAACACCACAGAAGAAACTGTGTAAtatgaaatcatttaaaatggattaattGGTTCATAATTGGTTATCTAAGAGAGGCATACCATTGGTACCTGACAACAGAACATTTGGAGCTGTCGGAAGATGCAGCCTCTCTGGGTGGAAGGCAAACATTCAGCCTTTCAGGTGCTTTGTCCTCAAGACATTTGTGGatgtaaaatttgtttttagttttcactCATGTGAATGGTACCAGCTCTGGTACCATTGCTTTTCGTTGTGTATGATTTCATTGAGTATAGGGTTGTGTTGTGTATGGTGGGGGCATAAGTTATTCTGAAAATCTCTTTTCCCTCCACTACTCTTTTCCAGGCCACTGCAATTAGAGCTGGTACAATATACCCATAACCTTTTAGGCAAATAGAAGGAGGGACACTGGGCATAGGTGGCTTCTACCACCAGTAGTTACAGCAGAGGTGCTTTGGGGAGTGGCTCCCGTCCTTTCTACACTGCTGGTGTTGAAGGGGCTCTGTTCAGCCCACTGCTAGAGTGGGAACCAAAGTTAGGATCTCATTGATATCAGGCCCAGGGGCtgatttttcaaaatagttttgaacTATTTTGAAGACCTGGGGAGAATAGCCACGGGGGGTGGGTGGAGTTGGGGGTGTGTAAAAAAGATGTGCCACTCTGGATGCTTAAACTCAAGAAGCTTTATAGATCCCATTAAAAGGGCAgctcttccagatgttcaagctggttttagaaaaggcagaggaaccagagatcaaattgccaacatctgctggatcatcgaaaaagcaggagagttccagaaaaacatctatttctgctttattgactatgccatttgactaagcctttgactgtgtggatcacaataaactgtggaaaattctgaaagagatgggaataccagaccacctgatctgcctcttgagaaatttgtatgcaggtcaggaagcaacagttagaactgggcatggaacaacagactggttccaaataggaaaaggagttcgtcaaggctgtatattgtcaccctgcttagttaacttatatgcagagtacatcatgagaaatgctgggctggaggaagcacaagctggaatcaagattgccgggagaaatatcaataacctcaaatatgcagatgacaccaccctttatggcagaaagtgaagaagaactaaagagcctcttgatgaaagtgaaagaggagagtgaaaaagttggcttaaagctcaacattcagaaaactaagatcatggcatctggtcccatcacttcatgggaagtagatggggaaacagtgggaacagagtcagactttattttgtggggctccaaaatcactgcagatggtgactgcagccatgaaattaaaagatgcttactcttggaaggaaagttatgaccaacctagatagcatattcaaaagcagagacgttactttgccaacaaaggttcgtctagtcaaggctatgatttttccagtggtcatgtatggatgcgagagttggactgtgaaaaaagctaagtgctgaagaactgatgctttcgaactgtggtgttggagaagactcttgagagtcccttggactgcaaggagatccaaccagtccattctaaaggaaatcagccttgggtgttctttggaaggaatgatgctaaagctgaaactccagtactttggccacctcatgcgaagagttgacttattggaaaagactctcatgttgggagggattgggggcaggaggagaaggggacgacagaggatgagatggctggatggcatcaccaactcgatggacctgagttggactgaactctgggagatggtgatggacagggaggcctggcgtgctgcgattcatggggtcgcaaagagttggagacggctgagcaactgaactgaactgaaaatatccCAGGGATAAATGCAGCAGAAAAGTGACCTTCTGGGTGTAGCATGAGaaaatgatttattaaattttccttaaagaaaaatatccttTGAAGTTCTGAGATAAATACAAAAACCACCCCCTCAAATTCTAAGATATTCTTTGGACTGAAATAAAAAACAGCTTCAAATTTATAGGTACATTCATACATGACAGAACACTTATGGGTCAGATGGTTCACGTTTATTTCCTTCACTGAGAACATCAAGAATGTAACCATTTGCTCCCAGAAAATGTCTCACAGAACCTCGGAGGcagaaaataagtttatattaaacacagaaacacacaatacttacaatttttaaaacttacgcATTGTGAAATGGGAAAAAACGTTTTGGAAAAGCAAGTTACAGGATTTTTTAgtccttgttttaaaaattcaagcaGCAGACTTCCTTGACATATTTTAATAAGGTTTTAAGAAATGTCAGTCTCAGTAGCTCTCATTCCCATTTACTCATTTCTATACTCCTATCACTGACTCCTTAACAGCTACTGAAATTGAGAAGGGTAATAGATAACAAGGTAAAACAggcagaaaatggagaaatcttTTATCTCCAGGAGAGGCAATTCAAATACCTAGAGGCCAGGTAGGTAATGCAAACTGTCTGGGTCCATGAAAACACAACGGTGCAAGCGGTGATCGATGAAGAGTGGCTCCACAGTGTCCACTTGTCCTCCACAGTGGGGAGGAAAGCTGGGGCAAACAGAATACTTCCCCTGGGTAAAGCCCAATCCCATACGACTATACGGCAAGGGCTGCCAGATCTTCCTCTACTTTTGGGAGGGAAAATGATGGAAATCTGGGAGTTTTACTGATCTCTATAAATTATGGGATGTTGgtctttaagaaattaaaattataagcatGAGCCAAACAAAATAGATCTATGTCCTCGAAGGGAGCCAACGTGGGACATCTGATAGCAAAAATTTACGTTAAGTATGGATAGACCTAGAAAGTGCTCCACAAATCACACTACACACTCAGAAGTTTAACTTCTCTCTCCCCCATTCCTCATCTCCACCGCTCCCTACATCAGACAGGCTTAGAATTTCCCCAGAACTCCCTTCTTTAGTTTACCTatttatatagatgtatatatcttaatttgaagaaggaaatggcaacccatcccagtattcttgcctggagaatcccagggacagaggagcctgctgggctgctgtctatggggtcgcacagacttggacacgactgaagcgactttagcagcagcatatatcttcatttaattatcacaatTTATAAGGTTCATTcaagtattcttatttttaatttaggacCCTGAGGCAGAGATTAATCTCTTGTTACAGAGCTAGTAAGCAGTGGAGCCTAGGTTCAAATTAGGTAGGCTTGGTTTCAGTCTGTGGTAActgtaatgtttaaaaatgttaccCTTTTCTactttcagtaaatattaacaAGCATTAATGTCAGCAGTCTCTTAAGTTACTGCCTATTTTTAAGACTAACAAACCATCAAGAGTGAGTTAGAGTCCAGGTCTTTCTCTAAATGAGCCTTCAAACCTAACAGGAAGTAGCTTTCTTTCCCCTTGCTCTTGCTCCCTACTCGATTTCTAAGACAAATAGAGTAACACTTGTAGTTTGTAgatatgtttttttctgaagCTATTTCCTGGCATCTTATCTGGAGATAAATGCGACTAGTCAATTCATATATATTGGCACTTTTCTTTGTCCAGAGTCCTATTAATTCTCATCATATCAATACAAGCAGTTATCTATCCACATTCATATTACATCTATAAGCTGTTTGAAAATGCAAAGTGAGCCATGGGAGACCAGTAGAATTAAAATTTAAGTGCCAGTGTTTAACCTCCTTTTTAGTCTTCCCCCATCTATCGCTCCTCTCCCTGCCAAGCTAGTGTCTGAATTATGATCATCCTTGTCAGCCCTGTATTATACAGAAAAGAACCCCCCTCCCTAAAAGACAGGATGACTGCAACAAAATTAAGGCTCTGAGTTGTCCTGTTATATTGGGTGTATCCTTTACTGCCATAATGCAGCAAAAACATCTGGTACCTTTTTACTAATCTTAAGACATGCTGGTATACTCAGTTTCATTGGGCATAGCCTTCTAATTATAGTATTCATAGAACTTCAGCATCTTACTAACCACCATGAGATGCTTACTGATTTAGCAGATTTTCCCAGCTTGGCAAATTCTCTTATAGGAATTTACTAAGTTTAATTTACACCAATTAATTTGTAATCTAGTATTTGAAGCTGGAGCACTTTCCCTTATAAAGTCATtaaatttaaatcataaaatGGTTGCAGTCACACAAACAGTATAGCAAATAAAAAGTAGAATTAGATAAAGTATGTATACAACTAgacaaaatacagagaacaagaaatctttattattttgaatgcTGGTGCATAACCAAAAACAAGCTTAAttagaggaggagacagagggaaaCTTCAGATACTGAGGTGGATTTCTGGGcagatttaaaacttttaagGGTTGTTGATAGTGTCTTTTTTTAGATGTAGGGCTTTCCTTTTACTAGACAATGTTCATTTAACAGTTCTTACATTATGAAGTTCAACCAGAGTCTTTTGCCtgtaaagttaaatgaaaaaagagagcaaGTGAAACAGAAAATTCTCTAGTATATACTGATGTTTGAAAGAGTTTGTGCTCTTTGTACCTTCATGTACATTTTACAGTCTAAATTTGAAACTTCATTAAGGACGTCTTaagttttgacttttaaaaatgttcaaggcaatgaattttcttgaattaaagaTTACAGTAGCTTTAAAAATGATCAAGATATATGTACAAACAAAATCTCAGTTGTTCTTGGAAACGTTTTAAGATATAGCACACAAGACACATACTTCTTTTGGGGGTAGATTATCCTTTGAGATACTGAAGAATACTCGGTAGATTTATTTTACACTAAAAATTTAGCCTTTGATAACCAGAGCTCGGATAGATTACAAACTTGAATCTTTAAAGTTTTCTCAATATGCATACAGTCCAAATAACTCAAAGACATCTTATGTCCTAAGGTGGACACATCAGTTACTTTTTCTCATATAATTATCATCAGTGGGCTCTTGTACTGGCAGTCTATCTTGGTCATAACTTATTCTTGAAAAGCCATTCCTTACAGTGAAACATGAAAGATTATCTTCCTCGATGCAAGGAAATTACtctgaataaacaacaaagtcaaAGCCGTGTCTCTGGACATTCTTGAAAACAGGTTTCAACAGTACTAAGATACTCTTCTTTaacaattttcttcctttttcataaCTGTGCAGTCACTACCTTATTCTactctgcagaaaaaaaaaattttttttttggaagattaAGTTTTTCATTGGCACAGAACTATTTGGAATGAACCCAAAAGACAGTGGAATGCTGGGTCTCTCCTCAAGCAGCTTCCTCCTCTCTTAACAGCATTTAACTACTCTCTGTCAATGATCTCATCACAGCCGAGTTCTTCCGTCAGACGATTGACAACCATAAGTGAAAAAAGCTCTTCGATAAAAGCCAATTGATCAAACGGGGTCTTCTCATAATGCATCTGAAACCCGCCATCCAGAGCTGCTTCTCTGGCTCTGGAGGTTCTCAGAAACATCTTGTTGGCTTCTTCAAGGGCCGCTGATACTCTGTACCCCGCACCACTGAGCGGCTCCTCTTCCGGATAGTCATAGTCGTCCTCCCAGTCATCGAATTCCTCGCCCTCGTCCTCGCTCTCGAAATCAGGGCCCGCGATCTGGCCTGGCTGCTCCCCAGGGCTGGGCCGGCTAGCGAGGCCTCGGGGCCCCTGTGGCTCCGCCATTGGCTGGGCCGCCTCCTCCTCCATTGGGCCTTCCTCCTCCAGTTGTGGCGGGGCCCCGGCGCGGGAGGGGTTCGGGGATAGCTCCCGGCTCCCGCCGCCTACCTCCATATGCGGAAGGTCACTCTCACCAGGAATCACATCCATTTGCAGATCGGTGCTCTCCTCATAGAGCTCGGACAGCTCGTTCATTTCAGACATAGTGCAAGCAGCTCAACCTCCCCACAAGTCGTTCGCTTTCCACAAGCTCCGAGCTACGGGGCCGTGCGGTTGTGCGCTTGCGCAAGCACCGTGCGCTTGCGTGACCTCGTGCGTGTGCGCGACCCCCAAACACCGCCTCCTGCTCAGAGCGCTGCTGTGGTTTGGCCGCTGGTAGTGCCCCCCATCCCCCTCTGGGGGACATTCCCAGTACTCGGGGATCTGCGCTCCGTGCGTTCGAATTTCAGACCTAGGGCTGTGCATTGCTTGGCCTCCACCTTACCTAACCGTTCTGCTGCTTATGATGCTATAAACTTGAAAATACTCTATATGCCTTCTACAgaaggtgggaaagattgagggcgagaggagaaggggacggcagaggatgagatggttggatgacatcaccgactcagtggacatgagttcgagtaaactccgggagttggtgatggacagggaggcctggcgtgctgcagtccaggggtcgcaaagagtcggacacgattgagcaactgaactgaagaccccTTAATCTTCCTCCCCTCTCGCCCCTCTCCTTTTTCGCTGTCCTCTTTCCGCTGCTCCCCTTTCCTCCATTCCCAGGCAGTCTCATCTGCTCCAAGGTTTTAACTAACTTGTCTctgtgcagctgctgctgctgctaagtcgcttcagtcgtgtccgactctgtgcgaccccgtagactgcagcccaccaggctccccttcccgtccctgggattctccaggcaagaacactggagtgggttgccatttccttctccagtgcgtgaaagtgaagtcgctcagtcgtgtcctactctccgcgaccccatggactgctctgCACCTGAAAACCACACGGTGTTCTCAGCCATGCATCAGCATATTAAGAACTCATCCATCcctctcttctgtttttctcatttaaaaaaatgttaaattcacAAATAAGCATATTATcggtgttctttaaaaaaatatgcagagaagaaatacatgggcccatctttttttttttttttgccgcagGAGGTGACTTTACACTTAATTTGGTGTGTGTTCTGTAAATCTTTTTCTGTGCATTTATATGAATCTTTTAAGTCCTCAtggaaaaatcttatttttttaacatgtctTACATAATTGCCTTCAacttataaaaaagcaaaaaaccccTAAATCTTGTAGATTTAGCTGTTAGTATACATAGACACATGTTTTCATAGTATTCTGTCTGTATAGCTATACTGTAGTTGACTTAACTATGCAcaaagaatttcctttttttttttttgtattgtacGGGTAAATGAATATCTACATGTGCCAATACTTTCTCTAGTAAAAACCTGGAAGTGGAAAGGTGGAA is part of the Bos indicus x Bos taurus breed Angus x Brahman F1 hybrid chromosome 10, Bos_hybrid_MaternalHap_v2.0, whole genome shotgun sequence genome and harbors:
- the EID1 gene encoding EP300-interacting inhibitor of differentiation 1, whose translation is MSEMNELSELYEESTDLQMDVIPGESDLPHMEVGGGSRELSPNPSRAGAPPQLEEEGPMEEEAAQPMAEPQGPRGLASRPSPGEQPGQIAGPDFESEDEGEEFDDWEDDYDYPEEEPLSGAGYRVSAALEEANKMFLRTSRAREAALDGGFQMHYEKTPFDQLAFIEELFSLMVVNRLTEELGCDEIIDRE